The Podarcis raffonei isolate rPodRaf1 chromosome 2, rPodRaf1.pri, whole genome shotgun sequence genome window below encodes:
- the LOC128406346 gene encoding uncharacterized protein LOC128406346 isoform X2 — MDPWRDQYIIPDYRELLRRPREVRAVAAGDYRESERQPQENRGLVTYRPASPMKVCLSEGYWEPRMSAQQYEEEEDYRPRSGPSCVYGEKEPRHLEGQAPSYHPAPRYSHDQELRDVAPRCATREFSLWDLDLCLFPAYTPPINALSYLRLFELSCQELGVPPRLYMIILRALVSGVSGELADLMGHVPLSYAMDYEHYKSLVLQIYGLRAEDYRRAFRKVDKAASTESLTLVAAKVAQNFDFWMSAEDVTTFEGMRQLMLKEQFNRHLPAELACLVADRSPATIEQAAQFAETFRLNRPHLGNKSQPVGSRLMALGSKGRSAFQPKERGKSIPAVSEDLGSSTVLGDLRLFEAEQRSDPSLQASWDAVESLPQGKRRARFLYEKGLLYRQFWPKKIKDKDVVLQLVVPGSRRPKVLDLAHHDGLAGHLGVQKTLERISRYFYWPDVHQSVKNFVRSCVVCQKIGNDKDSMPNTLQSVPLDSNVLEKWGIDLVGPLQKTRAGKQYVYVIIDYASRYVWATSLPNTSAQNLAKALVLAFGSLGIPKVLVTDLGTNVMAELIQKVLQLAKVHHHTSIVDQHQGNGLIKRVQKTLEQMLRKCALAHGSSWDQDLPLVVSDYNDAYQRSLGFAPNQLIFGRLLNTPLSMLRREWEGSEEEIKVPSVSEYFANLRQTLSDIWQLAKENLEGAWLEQKRFYDLKVVTKSFEVGDQVLVLKPTRPHKLVVKWHGPGIVKAKLSSVRYLVECQELHDASREYHANSLKRYLESELSVLAISGGREELPTAPIDLLQE; from the coding sequence ATATATTATCCCTGATTACAGGGAGCTGCTGAGACGTCCAAGGGAGGTCCGTGCAGTGGCTGCGGGTGACTACCGAGAGTCGGAGCGTCAACCCCAGGAGAATCGTGGACTTGTTACTTATCGACCGGCTAGTCCAATGAAAGTCTGCTTGTCAGAAGGATATTGGGAGCCTAGGATGTCGGCTCAACAgtacgaagaggaggaggactatAGGCCACGCTCCGGACCCTCTTGCGTGTATGGGGAGAAGGAACCTCGGCATCTGGAGGGGCAAGCACCGAGTTATCACCCCGCCCCAAGGTACAGCCATGACCAGGAGCTGCGAGATGTGGCCCCAAGATGCGCAACTCGTGAGTTTAGCCTATGGGATTTGGATCTTTGCCTCTTCCCTGCTTATACACCTCCCATAAACGCTTTGAGTTATCTGAGATTGTTTGAACTGAGTTGTCAAGAACTGGGAGTTCCCCCAAGACTGTATATGATCATTCTGAGAGCCCTAGTCAGTGGAGTCAGTGGAGAACTGGCTGATTTAATGGGACATGTACCCTTATCATATGCTATGGACTATGAACATTATAAGAGCCTTGTTTTGCAAATATATGGTTTGAGGGCTGAGGACTATAGGCGGGCTTTCCGAAAGGTTGATAAAGCTGCCTCAACTGAAAGCCTGACCCTCGTTGCTGCTAAAGTGGCACAGAATTTTGACTTTTGGATGTCGGCAGAGGATGTAACTACCTTTGAAGGGATGAGACAATTGATGCTCAAAGAGCAGTTTAACCGCCATTTGCCTGCGGAATTGGCATGCTTGGTTGCGGACCGAAGCCCTGCTACTATTGAGCAAGCCGCGCAGTTTGCTGAGACTTTTAGGCTCAACAGGCCTCATTTGGGAAACAAAAGCCAGCCGGTTGGGAGTCGACTGATGGCTCTGGGATCGAAAGGGAGGTCTGCGTTTCAGCCCAAGGAACGGGGGAAAAGTATCCCTGCTGTTTCGGAAGATCTTGGGTCTTCCACTGTGTTGGGGGATTTGCGATTGTTTGAAGCCGAGCAGAGATCTGATCCCTCCTTGCAAGCTTCCTGGGACGCTGTGGAGAGCCTTCCCCAAGGAAAGAGGCGCGCCCGCTTCTTGTATGAAAAGGGGCTCTTGTACAGACAGTTCTGGCCAAAGAAGATCAAAGACAAAGATGTTGTTTTGCAGCTGGTGGTTCCTGGGTCAAGGCGTCCTAAGGTACTGGACTTAGCCCATCATGATGGTCTGGCAGGCCACTTGGGGGTACAGAAGACCCTGGAACGCATCAGCCGGTACTTTTACTGGCCTGATGTGCACCAAAGTGTAAAGAACTTTGTACGCTCTTGTGTTGTGTGTCAAAAAATAGGGAATGATAAAGACAGCATGCCTAATACCTTACAGAGTGTACCTCTtgactcaaatgttttggaaaaatGGGGAATAGACTTGGTGGGCCCCCTGCAGAAAACCCGTGCTGGGAAGCAGTATGTTTATGTAATAATTGATTATGCCTCTAGATATGTTTGGGCTACAAGCTTGCCCAATACGTCTGCCCAAAATCTTGCGAAAGCTTTGGTTTTGGCCTTTGGTTCTTTGGGGATACCTAAGGTTCTAGTGACTGATCTGGGAACCAATGTAATGGCTGAGCTAATTCAGAAGGTTTTGCAGCTGGCAAAGGTCCACCATCACACTAGTATTGTGGATCAGCACCAGGGAAATGGGCTTATAAAAAGAGTTCAGAAAACTCTCGAGCAGATGTTGCGGAAGTGTGCCCTGGCCCATGGGTCTAGCTGGGATCAAGATCTGCCTTTAGTTGTGTCTGATTACAATGATGCTTATCAAAGGAGTCTAGGGTTTGCACCCAATCAGTTGATTTTTGGTCGACTTTTGAATACTCCTCTGTCCATGCTCCGGAGGGAGTGGGAGGGGTCGGAGGAGGAGATTAAGGTACCTTCTGTGTCTGAGTATTTTGCTAACCTGAGGCAGACATTGTCTGACATCTGGCAACTTGCCAAGGAGAATTTGGAGGGCGCTTGGTTGGAACAGAAACGTTTTTATGATTTGAAGGTGGTGACAAAAAGTTTTGAAGTGGGAGATCAGGTTTTAGTGTTGAAACCCACCCGACCCCACAAACTGGTAGTCAAATGGCATGGGCCGGGCATAGTGAAGGCCAAGTTGAGCTCTGTGCGCTATCTGGTGGAATGCCAGGAGCTGCATGATGCATCAAGAGAATATCATGCCAATTCTTTGAAAAGGTACCTTGAATCTGAGCTTTCTGTGTTGGCCATCTCTGGAGGTCGAGAGGAGCTGCCTACAGCCCCTATAGACCTCTTGCAGGAATAA
- the LOC128406346 gene encoding uncharacterized protein LOC128406346 isoform X1 — MAPRGWAPLLLSNGIDFAIKSCPDYCSSLIFLSQKKKKEKSGERYIIPDYRELLRRPREVRAVAAGDYRESERQPQENRGLVTYRPASPMKVCLSEGYWEPRMSAQQYEEEEDYRPRSGPSCVYGEKEPRHLEGQAPSYHPAPRYSHDQELRDVAPRCATREFSLWDLDLCLFPAYTPPINALSYLRLFELSCQELGVPPRLYMIILRALVSGVSGELADLMGHVPLSYAMDYEHYKSLVLQIYGLRAEDYRRAFRKVDKAASTESLTLVAAKVAQNFDFWMSAEDVTTFEGMRQLMLKEQFNRHLPAELACLVADRSPATIEQAAQFAETFRLNRPHLGNKSQPVGSRLMALGSKGRSAFQPKERGKSIPAVSEDLGSSTVLGDLRLFEAEQRSDPSLQASWDAVESLPQGKRRARFLYEKGLLYRQFWPKKIKDKDVVLQLVVPGSRRPKVLDLAHHDGLAGHLGVQKTLERISRYFYWPDVHQSVKNFVRSCVVCQKIGNDKDSMPNTLQSVPLDSNVLEKWGIDLVGPLQKTRAGKQYVYVIIDYASRYVWATSLPNTSAQNLAKALVLAFGSLGIPKVLVTDLGTNVMAELIQKVLQLAKVHHHTSIVDQHQGNGLIKRVQKTLEQMLRKCALAHGSSWDQDLPLVVSDYNDAYQRSLGFAPNQLIFGRLLNTPLSMLRREWEGSEEEIKVPSVSEYFANLRQTLSDIWQLAKENLEGAWLEQKRFYDLKVVTKSFEVGDQVLVLKPTRPHKLVVKWHGPGIVKAKLSSVRYLVECQELHDASREYHANSLKRYLESELSVLAISGGREELPTAPIDLLQE; from the coding sequence ATATATTATCCCTGATTACAGGGAGCTGCTGAGACGTCCAAGGGAGGTCCGTGCAGTGGCTGCGGGTGACTACCGAGAGTCGGAGCGTCAACCCCAGGAGAATCGTGGACTTGTTACTTATCGACCGGCTAGTCCAATGAAAGTCTGCTTGTCAGAAGGATATTGGGAGCCTAGGATGTCGGCTCAACAgtacgaagaggaggaggactatAGGCCACGCTCCGGACCCTCTTGCGTGTATGGGGAGAAGGAACCTCGGCATCTGGAGGGGCAAGCACCGAGTTATCACCCCGCCCCAAGGTACAGCCATGACCAGGAGCTGCGAGATGTGGCCCCAAGATGCGCAACTCGTGAGTTTAGCCTATGGGATTTGGATCTTTGCCTCTTCCCTGCTTATACACCTCCCATAAACGCTTTGAGTTATCTGAGATTGTTTGAACTGAGTTGTCAAGAACTGGGAGTTCCCCCAAGACTGTATATGATCATTCTGAGAGCCCTAGTCAGTGGAGTCAGTGGAGAACTGGCTGATTTAATGGGACATGTACCCTTATCATATGCTATGGACTATGAACATTATAAGAGCCTTGTTTTGCAAATATATGGTTTGAGGGCTGAGGACTATAGGCGGGCTTTCCGAAAGGTTGATAAAGCTGCCTCAACTGAAAGCCTGACCCTCGTTGCTGCTAAAGTGGCACAGAATTTTGACTTTTGGATGTCGGCAGAGGATGTAACTACCTTTGAAGGGATGAGACAATTGATGCTCAAAGAGCAGTTTAACCGCCATTTGCCTGCGGAATTGGCATGCTTGGTTGCGGACCGAAGCCCTGCTACTATTGAGCAAGCCGCGCAGTTTGCTGAGACTTTTAGGCTCAACAGGCCTCATTTGGGAAACAAAAGCCAGCCGGTTGGGAGTCGACTGATGGCTCTGGGATCGAAAGGGAGGTCTGCGTTTCAGCCCAAGGAACGGGGGAAAAGTATCCCTGCTGTTTCGGAAGATCTTGGGTCTTCCACTGTGTTGGGGGATTTGCGATTGTTTGAAGCCGAGCAGAGATCTGATCCCTCCTTGCAAGCTTCCTGGGACGCTGTGGAGAGCCTTCCCCAAGGAAAGAGGCGCGCCCGCTTCTTGTATGAAAAGGGGCTCTTGTACAGACAGTTCTGGCCAAAGAAGATCAAAGACAAAGATGTTGTTTTGCAGCTGGTGGTTCCTGGGTCAAGGCGTCCTAAGGTACTGGACTTAGCCCATCATGATGGTCTGGCAGGCCACTTGGGGGTACAGAAGACCCTGGAACGCATCAGCCGGTACTTTTACTGGCCTGATGTGCACCAAAGTGTAAAGAACTTTGTACGCTCTTGTGTTGTGTGTCAAAAAATAGGGAATGATAAAGACAGCATGCCTAATACCTTACAGAGTGTACCTCTtgactcaaatgttttggaaaaatGGGGAATAGACTTGGTGGGCCCCCTGCAGAAAACCCGTGCTGGGAAGCAGTATGTTTATGTAATAATTGATTATGCCTCTAGATATGTTTGGGCTACAAGCTTGCCCAATACGTCTGCCCAAAATCTTGCGAAAGCTTTGGTTTTGGCCTTTGGTTCTTTGGGGATACCTAAGGTTCTAGTGACTGATCTGGGAACCAATGTAATGGCTGAGCTAATTCAGAAGGTTTTGCAGCTGGCAAAGGTCCACCATCACACTAGTATTGTGGATCAGCACCAGGGAAATGGGCTTATAAAAAGAGTTCAGAAAACTCTCGAGCAGATGTTGCGGAAGTGTGCCCTGGCCCATGGGTCTAGCTGGGATCAAGATCTGCCTTTAGTTGTGTCTGATTACAATGATGCTTATCAAAGGAGTCTAGGGTTTGCACCCAATCAGTTGATTTTTGGTCGACTTTTGAATACTCCTCTGTCCATGCTCCGGAGGGAGTGGGAGGGGTCGGAGGAGGAGATTAAGGTACCTTCTGTGTCTGAGTATTTTGCTAACCTGAGGCAGACATTGTCTGACATCTGGCAACTTGCCAAGGAGAATTTGGAGGGCGCTTGGTTGGAACAGAAACGTTTTTATGATTTGAAGGTGGTGACAAAAAGTTTTGAAGTGGGAGATCAGGTTTTAGTGTTGAAACCCACCCGACCCCACAAACTGGTAGTCAAATGGCATGGGCCGGGCATAGTGAAGGCCAAGTTGAGCTCTGTGCGCTATCTGGTGGAATGCCAGGAGCTGCATGATGCATCAAGAGAATATCATGCCAATTCTTTGAAAAGGTACCTTGAATCTGAGCTTTCTGTGTTGGCCATCTCTGGAGGTCGAGAGGAGCTGCCTACAGCCCCTATAGACCTCTTGCAGGAATAA